CCGATTACCCggaaattttaatgttaaatattaaaattaaaaaattttaaaattggttaatttttaaaaaaatataactaaacatttcaatataattttggttattttgagtattttaatCTAggaaaaactaatatttttgaattttaagttgtatctttgaataaatgttataaaatatatatatatatataactaatattttatgtatattattttatttcggGTTTGTCGGGTATCCATTcggttttcggttcggttctggTTCCGGTTCTTCGGGTTTAGGAGATTAGGACCCAATAAGGTATTCTACCGGTtccgggttcggattcgggtccATATTTTCGGGTCGGTTccggttcgggttttcgggtccGTTTTTTTTGCCCACGCCTACTGAAGACCCTTGTTATCAAGGTATGACAATGTATTTCCGACAAACATTAATTTCCAAAACCTCCTGATGTatacttctatatatatatatatatatatatcttcaatcTCAAATCCTTCCTCTTGCTGCAGTGTGGATTGCACTGTCTTGAACCTGACAATGTTGAAGAACCTCACTTTGCTGAAGAAGCTGATAATGCTGAAGAACCTGATTATGTTTGCCAGTGTTTGTTGGGATATTCTTGTCTATTGACATGTCCAGTAGAGGTCTTGGAGATAACTCTATGGTATGGCGGGACGACTGGTGGGTTGCAGCAAGTAAAACATTTCTTAGGAAAGTTGCCACGTCTGGAGCTGCTGAAAGTTTATACTTGGAGAAGAATAAGAGATAGTGAGAAGTTAAGAATCCACGCTTATATTCAAATGTTTCCGAGAGCTTCATCCAACTGCAGGGTCCAGCtcagttttatttgaaaaaactAGTAGCTCAAGCATGAAGAACAAACATTGGTCCTCCTAGTTGCTTAAGTCTGGTGGAACATGAATCGGTTTGTGCACATTCTTGGTCACGTTTTATCTCTAGTTACTCCCTGTGAATCTTTTATTAACTGGACTCTCCTAGTAATCTTCAGTCTGATTCTATCTCGTTTCTAGGCATGATATGTGAATTGTAACTCAGTGTGCTTCGATGGTCATGTGAACTTCAGTCCCACGTGAGAAAGATTTAATCAAAAGGCGGATGGTTATTTTTGTGGAAGTTTCAGGATTGTACTTTCTAAAAAGCAGATGTCGAACGCAATTGGGACTATCTCGAGTTTGAAAAAGATTTGCGCTGTCTTttatacatgaatatatatttaggtTTAATAAAAGACAAGACAACAACTTGGTAatcaatcaaaaaatcaaaacggCTTCGTAGAATTAGTCCCTCCTCACTCGATTGGATCTTTGCACGTGATGTTGTAGATGACCATTGCGGTTGCGGAGAAAGCTTTGCACTTGAAGAAACAACAACGTATTATTGGCTACCGAGAGATTGATCGGAACTAATGATTAACAACCTTGAGCTTGCAGTTTGGTGAAGCTTTCGGGGCCATCTCCAGTGCCTTGGAGACTTCAAAACGATCACATCCCTCCTCTATGAAGGAGTCACATTGTAGTACGATGATCACTTGTTCAAGTACAAGAACTCTGCTCACAAACTCTCTGAAACTAGTCCTTGGGCATTCTTCGGGACTTACACAAGGCATAAAGATGGAGTCATCAAAATCAAGACTAGGTAGCAATGTAAACAAGTCTCGCCATCTCTTCTTGGACAGAACAGATGTCAAAGCTGCCTCTCTTGTCGAAAGGAAAGACAAGATGTGAAAAAGTAGATCCTCTGGTAAGTTGCTGattgcatctccttcttcctcatcactcttcttcctcctttgaCATCTATCTCTGTTCATCTCTGTACCTCTCTAAATCTCTAATGATCTCTTCGTTGAATGAGCGGACTTTTTTATAACTCCCAAACACGGCTATTTATTCATAAACGAATTAGGACTTgtgctgttatttttttttttttttgggtagggAGGATTTATCCTGTTCTAAAACAAAAGCCAATTAGTAcatttctaccaaaaaaaaaaaaaaagccaattagtacatttttttgctttacaCTAAAATATCTAATCTCTAGAGATGCTGCCTTAAGCAATGGAgaaatttattagttatttaagtaaaaagaaaatcttataaattagtTGAATTCTAAAACTCGGaaagagtgagaaaaaaaaaataaaagagaaatttcaggaatttaataaaataaaaagttaaaacctcTGTTTAaaaaatccccgcctagcaccgattacgcccTGTAAAATTGCTAGGTCCACCCCCTCCgtctcgattaatgactaatcctcGTCTAACATTTATTATCCGATTACACCGTCTAACCCGATTAATTCCtgcataattttgtatataccgattatttttagagccaaatataaatcaaatatatatatttctgttatttagacatttaaattaaaagtttatgatgttttacaataactaatgtacaaacttttaattaaaatcattatttttttttcttaatattacgtttttatatttttaccgtaattttaaagacaatactatagctttatattttatttgatatttttctttttacataaacataattatacatatatttactactatatatttttaatttactattaatttaaaaaaataatccaaaaactAGTCTCCGAATAAAACTATTATAGTTATACTATCAGTTAATATCCGAATTAGACTTTAATTGCTGATTTAATAAATTCTTTCCCACATTATAAACGAAAAGGCTTTTCCGAAAAGCCCACGACGGTTTcttaaaacaacaaataaaagcCCAAGATTTCCACTAATCCAAGCGATGCGTTTTCATCAAAAGGTAAAAACGCAGCGTTTTTAGACACCTTACTGATCTTAATCAAGAAAGCTCGGATCAATTCAAGAAGTGAAGCagtttcatctcttcttcactctccttctctggattctcttcttcttgattgaGTTTCGAAATCGTTATTTTAGATCTCATTATCTTCGTTGATTTTCTGGTTTGATTGGAACGGATTGGTTCGCTAGGGTTTAAGTGCGAGTAGAAGATGGATCGTATCAGCGATCTACCAGATGAACTTATTAGTCGAATCGTGAGTCTTCTTGCTGCAAAGGATGCTGCGTCTTTGTTGGTTACCTCAAGGAGGTTTGGGGATATCTACAAAATCATACCAGATCTTGAGTTCGATGACAAAGCTAAGTTTCAGGGGACTTTCACGGATCTTGTGAGTGAGGCATTGGCTCGGCTGGAAACTACTACGTGCATAAGGAGATTCTCTTTGAAATCTGAAAGGGGTATTGATCCAGATCGTTTCCACCACTGGCTACGTGATGTGTTAAATCATCGTGGTGTCATGGTCATGGATCTTGAACTGCGCATAAAGGGTAATAATGGATATACGTTGCCTTCGGAGATCTTTGCGTGCAAGACACTCATTAAGCTGAAACTAGGGATGGACATTGTTATCACTGTTCTCCCTGAGAACGCTTTGCTACCAGCGCTTGAGACTCTCGTTCTTGACTCCGTTCGGTTCTGTAATCCTGCTGATTGTGCGTTCAAGGCGTTTCTTTTGGCTTGCCCTGTGCTTAAGGAACTAACCATCGATGGCATGTACTGGGAAACTTGGGATTGGTCTGGAATCGTGTCTAGTCAAAGTCTTGAAAGACTTACAATTGGTCGTGCACTGACAGGTTTTGATGGGCCTGATCCTCAGTACATTACTTTTGATACTCCAAGTCTTACCTACTTAGACTACCTTGATTATGTCCCGGATGGGTATACAATTGTTAATTTCGAGTCCCTTGTGGAAGCTAAGCTTAGTCTTCTTGTGATGGTAAATCACGAATGGAATTGGGATTTTCCAGTTGACGGTGATATCTTATCTAGCAATGCAACAAATCTGATTCAAGGGATNNNNNNNNNNNNNNNNNNNNNNNNNNNNNNNNNNNNNNNNNNNNNNNNNNNNNNNNNNNNNNNNNNNNNNNNNNNNNNNNNNNNNNNNNNNNNNNNNNNNNNNNNNNNNNNNNNNNNNNNNNNNNNNNNNNNNNNNNNNNNNNNNNNNNNNNNNNNNNNNNNNNNNNNNNNNNNNNNNNNNNNNNNNNNNNNNNNNNNNNNNNNNNNNNNNNNNNNNNNNNNNNNNNNNNNNNNNNNNNNNNNNNNNNNNNNNNNNNNNNNNNNNNNNNNNNNN
The sequence above is drawn from the Camelina sativa cultivar DH55 chromosome 4, Cs, whole genome shotgun sequence genome and encodes:
- the LOC104784171 gene encoding F-box/LRR-repeat protein At3g58900-like, whose product is MNRDRCQRRKKSDEEEGDAISNLPEDLLFHILSFLSTREAALTSVLSKKRWRDLFTLLPSLDFDDSIFMPCVSPEECPRTSFREFVSRVLVLEQVIIVLQCDSFIEEGCDRFEVSKALEMAPKASPNCKLKVVNH
- the LOC104784173 gene encoding F-box/LRR-repeat protein At3g58980-like, translating into MDRISDLPDELISRIVSLLAAKDAASLLVTSRRFGDIYKIIPDLEFDDKAKFQGTFTDLVSEALARLETTTCIRRFSLKSERGIDPDRFHHWLRDVLNHRGVMVMDLELRIKGNNGYTLPSEIFACKTLIKLKLGMDIVITVLPENALLPALETLVLDSVRFCNPADCAFKAFLLACPVLKELTIDGMYWETWDWSGIVSSQSLERLTIGRALTGFDGPDPQYITFDTPSLTYLDYLDYVPDG